From a single Miscanthus floridulus cultivar M001 chromosome 8, ASM1932011v1, whole genome shotgun sequence genomic region:
- the LOC136476660 gene encoding disease resistance protein RPM1-like, which translates to MAEIAVLLVLKKIAIALAGETLSFAKPLLAKKSELVAALPDDMKLISNELELIRAFLKEIGRKGWKSEVIETWIGQVRRLAYDMEDNVDHFIYVVGKHNEIGSWWDYMKKIAKKPQRLFSLDEIAGEIKRIKQELKQLSESRDRWTKPLDGGTDIPAGSYETEKEIYLPGHDYSISDEELVGIDKHKQTLISSLTFEDPSLRIIAVWGMGGIGKSTLVNNVYKNEGSNFDCRAWVSISQSYKLEDIWKKMLTDLVGKEFDPGTMDSAELRVKLINSLDKKRYLIILDDVWMADVLFRIKEVLVDNGLGSRVIITTRIEEVASIAEDSCKIKVEPLGVHDSWHVFCRKAFPKVENHICPPELHQCGINIVEKCDGLPLALVAIGSILSLRPKNVNEWKLFYDQLIWELHNNKNLNHVEKIINLSYKYLPDYLKNCFLYCAMFPEDYLIHRKRLIRLWIAEGFIEQKGTCSLEDIAESYLRELVRRSMLHVAQRNSFGRIKCIRTHDLVRELAIFQSKREGFSTTYDGNNEAMLVGSDSRRVAVLQCSKGIPSNIDASRLRTFITFDTSRELSSWYSSIFSKPKYLAVLDLSGLPIETVPSSIGELFNLRLLCLDDTKVKELPKSITKLQNLQTLSLENAELVKLPEGFSKLKKLRHLLVSRLQDVTYNSFKSWEAVEPFKGLWSLIELQTLYAIKASDVFVAKLGNLSQLRSLIICDVRSSYCAQLCGSLSKMCQLSRLTIRACDEDELLQLDDLTFPNPLQILSLNGRLSEGTFTSPFFLNHGNVLLRLMLFYSHLSENPVPRLSELSNLTELTLINAYTGQELYFKADWFLNLKELYLKNLPRLNQICIQKGALASLERLAMIGLPELREVPVGFRYLKSLNRVTFLCMHPDFASSIHPYIYGTTA; encoded by the coding sequence ATGGCAGAGATTGCTGTTCTTCTTGTCCTGAAAAAGATTGCCATCGCTCTGGCAGGAGAGACCCTAAGTTTTGCTAAACCTTTGCTTGCAAAGAAATCTGAGTTGGTAGCAGCACTCCCAGATGACATGAAACTGATTAGTAATGAGCTTGAGCTTATTCGGGCATTTCTTAAGGAAATTGGACGTAAGGGTTGGAAAAGTGAAGTAATAGAAACATGGATTGGGCAAGTCCGAAGACTGGCTTATGATATGGAAGACAATGTAGATCATTTTATTTATGTAGTTGGTAAACACAATGAGATAGGATCATGGTGGGATTACATGAAGAAAATAGCCAAGAAACCTCAACGGCTGTTTTCGCTAGATGAAATTGCTGGTGAAATCAAGAGAATAAAGCAAGAGCTTAAACAACTCTCTGAAAGTAGAGACCGCTGGACTAAACCCTTAGATGGTGGGACTGATATACCTGCAGGAAGCTATGAAACTGAAAAGGAAATATATCTTCCTGGACATGATTACTCAATCAGTGACGAAGAGCTTGTGGGAATTGATAAACATAAGCAAACCTTGATTAGTTCATTAACATTTGAAGATCCATCACTTCGGATCATTGCTGTCTGGGGTATGGGTGGCATTGGGAAAAGCACTCTTGTCAATAATGTGTACAAAAATGAAGGATCCAACTTTGACTGTCGTGCATGGGTTTCTATCTCTCAGTCATATAAACTAGAAGATATATGGAAGAAAATGCTGACAGATCTCGTCGGGAAAGAATTTGATCCTGGAACAATGGATAGTGCAGAACTAAGAGTGAAATTGATAAATTCTCTAGATAAAAAACGGTACTTGATCATACTGGATGATGTCTGGATGGCTGATGTTCTTTTTAGAATTAAAGAGGTTCTTGTAGATAATGGCCTTGGAAGCAGAGTAATAATCACAACAAGAATTGAGGAGGTAGCTTCAATAGCTGAGGATAGttgtaagatcaaagtagaacctCTTGGTGTCCATGATTCCTGGCATGTATTTTGTAGGAAGGCATTTCCGAAAGTTGAAAATCATATCTGCCCTCCAGAGTTACATCAGTGTGGTATAAACATTGTGGAGAAATGTGATGGTTTACCATTAGCCCTTGTGGCAATAGGAAGCATATTGTCGCTGAGACCGAAGAATGTTAATGAGTGGAAGCTATTTTATGATCAACTAATTTGGGAGCTACACAACAATAAGAATCTTAATCACGTGGAGAAAATCATAAATCTAAGCTATAAATACCTACCGGACTATTTGAAGAACTGCTTCCTGTATTGTGCTATGTTTCCAGAAGACTATCTAATACACAGAAAGAGATTGATTAGATTGTGGATAGCTGAAGGATTTATTGAACAAAAAGGGACATGCAGCTTAGAAGACATTGCTGAAAGTTATCTTAGAGAACTTGTACGACGGAGCATGCTTCACGTTGCACAGAGAAACAGCTTTGGTAGGATTAAATGTATTCGAACGCATGATCTTGTGCGTGAACTAGCCATTTTCCAGTCTAAAAGAGAGGGTTTCAGTACAACTTATGATGGAAATAATGAAGCAATGCTAGTGGGATCAGATTCTCGACGAGTGGCTGTGCTCCAATGCAGCAAGGGCAttccatcaaacattgatgcatccAGGCTTCGCACCTTCATAACGTTTGACACCAGCAGGGAATTATCTTCGTGGTATTCTTCTATTTTCTCCAAACCGAAGTACCTTGCGGTATTAGACTTATCAGGCTTGCCTATTGAGACTGTTCCAAGTtcaattggggagctattcaaccttaGGCTTTTGTGCCTCGATGACACCAAAGTGAAAGAACTCCCTAAATCTATTACAAAACTTCAAAACCTACAAACATTGAGTCTTGAGAATGCAGAGTTAGTGAAGTTGCCAGAAGGGTTTTCAAAACTGAAGAAATTGCGACATCTTTTGGTTTCAAGGTTGCAAGATGTAACTTACAACAGTTTCAAAAGTTGGGAAGCTGTGGAGCCATTTAAGGGCTTGTGGAGTTTGATTGAACTGCAAACTCTGTATGCCATTAAAGCAAGTGATGTATTTGTTGCAAAACTTGGAAATTTATCCCAGCTGAGAAGCCTTATAATTTGTGATGTAAGGAGTAGCTACTGTGCACAATTGTGTGGCTCTTTGTCAAAGATGTGCCAGCTGTCACGATTAACGATAAGAGCATGTGACGAAGATGAACTGCTACAGCTGGATGATTTGACATTTCCAAATCCTCTTCAAATCCTTAGTTTAAACGGACGACTGTCAGAAGGAACTTTCACATCTCCCTTTTTCTTAAATCATGGAAATGTGCTGCTTAGGCTCATGCTATTTTACAGTCACCTTTCAGAAAATCCAGTACCACGCCTCTCTGAATTGTCAAACTTGACTGAGTTAACTCTTATAAATGCATACACCGGCCAAGAATTATACTTCAAAGCAGACTGGTTCCTGAATTTAAAGGAACTTTACTTGAAGAATTTGCCCCGTCTCAATCAAATATGCATACAGAAAGGAGCTTTGGCCAGCCTTGAACGTCTAGCAATGATTGGCCTCCCAGAGCTACGGGAAGTTCCAGTTGGTTTCAGATATCTCAAGTCCCTAAATAGAGTAACTTTTTTGTGTATGCATCCTGATTTTGCAAGCAGCATTCACCCATACATATACGGGACAACGGCATAA